In Cuculus canorus isolate bCucCan1 chromosome 8, bCucCan1.pri, whole genome shotgun sequence, a single genomic region encodes these proteins:
- the TMEM61 gene encoding transmembrane protein 61 isoform X2 translates to MAAASFRYGMTITGAVLLVTGTLCFAWWSDGEVGSTANSGARLLPPQEAKVVPSSSSNALLRSVSFFCCGIGGILLLFGLLWSVKANARVVSRRYQYHFPRDLQYFTAEPLEKWNCSTWDASTIPTYEEALTCRPAHGAPAYIHPPGRKEELTPPLYRYLDEDQSWQGGRRRSSSDSALFRPSPSWLETQHPGEPQATPPPSYENISVRGV, encoded by the exons ATGGCAGCTGCCTCTTTCCGCTACGGCATGACCATCACgggggctgtgctgctggtgaCAGGAACGCTGTGTTTTGCCTGGTGGAGCGATGGGGAAGTGGGCTCCACAGCCAACAGTGGAGCTCGCCTTCTGCCTCCCCAGGAAGCCAAGGTGgttcccagctcctcctccaaTGCCCTGCTCCGCTCCGTCAGCTTCTTCTGCTGTGGCATTGGtggcatcctcctcctcttcggGCTCCTCTGGTCTGTGAAAGCCAATGCCAGGGTGGTCTCCCGCCGCTACCAGTACCATTTCCCCAGGGACCTGCAGTACTTCACCGCGGAGCCTCTGGAGAAGTGGAACTGCAG TACCTGGGATGCCAGCACCATCCCCACCTATGAAGAAGCCCTGACCTGTAGACCTGCACACGGTGCCCCAGCCTACATCCATCCtccagggaggaaggaggagctCACGCCACCCCTGTACCGCTACCTGGATGAGGACCAAAGCTGGCAGGGTGGTCGCCGGCGCAGCTCCTCCGACAGCGCCTTGTTCCGCCCCAGCCCATCCTGGCTGGAGACACAACACCCTGGAGAGCCACAGGCAACGCCTCCCCCCAGCTACGAGAACATCAGTGTCCGGGGGGTCTGA